In Streptomyces sp. SN-593, a single genomic region encodes these proteins:
- a CDS encoding hydrophobic protein, protein MGPLLLVLLLALILFGAGFALKILWWVAVVVLVVWLLGFVVRSTHSGGGRSRWYRW, encoded by the coding sequence ATGGGACCGTTGCTCCTCGTTCTTCTGCTGGCTCTGATCCTCTTCGGTGCGGGATTCGCGCTGAAGATTCTCTGGTGGGTCGCCGTGGTCGTGCTGGTGGTCTGGCTGCTGGGCTTCGTGGTCCGCTCCACGCACTCCGGCGGTGGGCGTAGCCGCTGGTACCGCTGGTGA
- a CDS encoding LLM class flavin-dependent oxidoreductase: MAAKTERVKLLALVTAVVFREPGLLAKAVTTLDVLSGGRAVLGIGAAAHADTHADAAGPSRRSPSGSSGSGGAARRPAHVEWLGGPVRRPALPPGPYAQLPAGAVPPHPTILVGGEGGRKTLKRVARHAGACTIGVYDLDATPANWTSSAGTAPTRAAMTTGWIRRQGIASTWGGTARRQQDVEHLHAVAEVASPSPTAPCSGSANPVGSTRSASGSSPPSRRSGRRSRRGNPCRMPDWPG; this comes from the coding sequence CTGGCGGCGAAGACCGAACGGGTGAAGCTGCTCGCGCTGGTGACCGCGGTCGTCTTCCGCGAGCCCGGGCTCCTCGCGAAGGCCGTGACCACCCTCGACGTGCTGTCCGGCGGCCGGGCGGTCCTCGGCATCGGCGCGGCGGCGCACGCGGACACGCACGCGGACGCGGCCGGCCCTTCCCGCCGGTCGCCGAGCGGATCGAGCGGCTCAGGAGGCGCTGCGCGTCGTCCGGCACATGTGGAGTGGTTAGGAGGGCCCGTTCGACGGCCGGCACTACCGCCCGGCCCGTACGCCCAACTCCCGGCAGGCGCTGTCCCTCCGCACCCGACGATCCTGGTCGGAGGCGAGGGCGGGAGGAAGACGCTGAAGCGCGTCGCCCGCCACGCCGGCGCGTGCACCATCGGCGTGTACGACCTCGACGCGACGCCCGCCAACTGGACGTCTTCCGCCGGCACTGCGCCGACGAGGGCCGCGATGACGACCGGATGGATAAGACGGCAGGGCATCGCTTCGACCTGGGGAGGAACGGCGAGACGTCAACAGGACGTCGAGCACCTGCACGCGGTCGCCGAAGTGGCATCACCCAGCCCCACGGCCCCCTGCTCCGGGTCGGCGAACCCGGTCGGCTCGACCCGTTCGGCGAGCGGGTCGTCCCCGCCGTCGCGACGTTCCGGCCGACGGTCCCGACGCGGAAACCCATGCCGGATGCCCGACTGGCCCGGGTGA
- a CDS encoding HTTM domain-containing protein yields the protein MSTGPGLVRAARASLGGLITLLTTRHVSLYAAAVLRFGYGLCYLVFLLREFPHRDEIWGPDSPWTPALAHQLFAQTGWFSFLTLSNSLIYFDFCYAAAIIVCALFLLGWRTRAMSVAFALVVASFHARAIFMTDGGDNLVLLMALYLTATACGRRWSLDARREDRRVRPRGRAPRQAGNDVWTPLSLARQPVVTALHNCGMFVICAQVCLLYGSAGLYKVQGSSWQSGTALHYVVNLDLFRPWPALSALLDHYPLLLAVLGYLTVLIQVAFPFALFSRLKYVLLVMLLAMHLGIAVLLGLPLFSAAMIVADAAFLPDRFYRAAAHTARRVLDRLRTHASTTPSPHVAMVPSQPGEPGLPRSGDDPALPAGVRARGQK from the coding sequence ATGAGCACCGGCCCCGGTCTCGTGCGGGCAGCCCGGGCCAGTCTCGGCGGCTTGATCACCCTGCTCACCACCCGCCATGTCTCGCTCTACGCGGCGGCGGTCCTGCGCTTCGGCTACGGCCTGTGCTATCTCGTGTTCCTGCTCCGCGAATTCCCGCACCGAGACGAGATCTGGGGTCCCGACTCCCCGTGGACCCCGGCGCTCGCGCACCAACTCTTCGCTCAAACCGGCTGGTTCAGCTTCCTCACCCTCTCCAACAGCCTGATCTACTTCGACTTCTGCTACGCGGCGGCCATCATCGTCTGCGCGCTGTTCCTGCTGGGCTGGCGGACCCGGGCCATGTCCGTGGCTTTCGCCCTCGTCGTGGCCTCATTCCACGCGCGGGCCATCTTCATGACCGACGGAGGGGACAACCTGGTTCTCCTGATGGCCTTGTACCTCACCGCGACTGCCTGCGGCCGACGCTGGTCGCTGGACGCGCGGCGCGAAGACCGTCGGGTACGACCCCGCGGCCGGGCCCCACGGCAGGCCGGCAACGACGTGTGGACCCCGCTCAGCCTGGCCCGGCAACCGGTGGTCACAGCCCTCCACAACTGCGGCATGTTCGTCATCTGTGCCCAGGTGTGTCTCCTTTACGGCTCCGCGGGCCTGTACAAGGTGCAGGGCAGTTCGTGGCAATCGGGAACCGCCCTGCACTACGTCGTGAACCTCGACCTCTTCAGGCCCTGGCCCGCGCTGTCCGCGCTCCTCGACCACTACCCCCTCCTCCTCGCGGTGCTCGGCTACCTCACCGTGCTGATCCAAGTGGCCTTCCCCTTCGCCCTGTTCAGCCGCCTGAAATACGTGCTGCTCGTCATGCTCCTGGCCATGCACCTCGGCATCGCCGTCCTCCTCGGGCTCCCGCTCTTCTCCGCCGCCATGATCGTCGCCGACGCCGCCTTCCTGCCTGACCGCTTCTACCGCGCGGCGGCACACACCGCCCGCCGCGTCCTCGACCGTCTGCGCACCCACGCATCCACCACGCCCTCCCCGCACGTGGCGATGGTGCCGTCGCAGCCGGGGGAACCCGGTCTTCCCAGGTCCGGAGACGACCCGGCCCTCCCCGCCGGCGTCCGCGCACGCGGTCAGAAGTAA
- a CDS encoding dihydrolipoamide acetyltransferase family protein, with translation MIDILMPRLSDTMTQGVVAAWLKQPGDTVSPGDVLVEIETDKALMEHEAYDAGTLAEILVPEGGSAPIGAPIARLDDGASVAAGAGADAMGDGARAGAGTGTGAPGDAAGGPVGGAGSVTGTGTGGSGGSGSGGTPGAAGASGPGPAAAEDHTEAGSPSGPPTTAPDLPERRAATPLVRRLARERDIDLATVAGTGPGGRIVRADIDALDTLAALAAPEAPGGQGAVDAVNALDAAAAPGTAKTPDGREPRPVPFDPIRRAIAARLTESGTTVPTFTATASADVGDLLALRGRINASRAEDGVKVSVNDLLVRAVALALRGHPGVNASYSPDGQGQTLLHGRVHVGVAVASPAGLVVPVVRDADRASVTAIAAATRDLVAKAAERRLAAADMGDGTFTVSNLGMYGVEHFTAIINPPQGAILAVGAAGDELALAGGEVVTRKRLRYTLTADHRVIDGALAAQFLKTLTELLENPLRIVA, from the coding sequence ATGATCGACATCCTCATGCCCCGCCTGTCCGACACCATGACGCAGGGGGTCGTCGCCGCCTGGCTCAAACAGCCCGGCGACACCGTGAGCCCGGGCGACGTGCTGGTCGAGATCGAGACCGACAAGGCCCTCATGGAACACGAGGCGTACGACGCCGGCACGCTGGCCGAGATCCTCGTCCCCGAAGGGGGGAGCGCGCCCATCGGCGCACCCATCGCCCGGCTGGACGACGGTGCGTCCGTGGCGGCCGGTGCGGGGGCCGACGCCATGGGCGACGGTGCCCGGGCCGGTGCCGGTACCGGTACCGGGGCCCCGGGTGATGCCGCCGGTGGTCCCGTCGGTGGTGCCGGTAGCGTCACCGGCACCGGCACCGGCGGCAGCGGCGGCAGCGGGAGCGGCGGCACGCCAGGCGCCGCGGGGGCCTCCGGGCCGGGGCCGGCCGCGGCCGAGGATCACACGGAAGCCGGGTCGCCGTCAGGGCCGCCCACGACCGCGCCCGATCTGCCGGAGCGCCGGGCGGCGACGCCACTGGTGCGCCGGCTGGCGCGGGAGCGCGACATCGACCTCGCCACGGTCGCCGGCACCGGTCCGGGCGGCCGGATCGTGCGCGCCGACATCGACGCGCTCGACACGCTCGCCGCGCTCGCCGCGCCGGAAGCGCCGGGCGGGCAGGGTGCGGTGGACGCCGTGAACGCCCTGGACGCGGCGGCCGCCCCGGGTACCGCGAAGACGCCGGACGGGCGGGAACCGCGGCCGGTGCCGTTCGACCCGATCCGCCGGGCGATCGCCGCACGGCTGACGGAGAGCGGCACCACCGTCCCCACCTTCACCGCGACCGCCTCCGCGGACGTCGGCGACCTGCTCGCCCTGCGCGGGCGGATCAACGCCTCCCGCGCCGAGGACGGGGTGAAGGTCAGCGTGAACGACCTCCTCGTCCGCGCGGTCGCGCTCGCGCTGCGCGGGCACCCCGGCGTCAACGCGTCGTACTCCCCGGACGGTCAGGGGCAGACGCTCCTGCACGGGCGGGTGCACGTCGGCGTCGCCGTCGCGTCACCCGCCGGCCTGGTCGTCCCCGTCGTCCGCGACGCGGACCGCGCGTCGGTCACCGCGATCGCCGCCGCGACCCGGGACCTTGTCGCGAAGGCCGCGGAACGGCGGCTGGCCGCCGCGGACATGGGCGACGGGACGTTCACGGTCAGCAACCTCGGGATGTACGGCGTGGAGCACTTCACCGCGATCATCAACCCTCCCCAGGGCGCGATCCTCGCCGTGGGCGCCGCCGGCGACGAACTCGCCCTCGCCGGCGGTGAGGTGGTGACGCGCAAGCGGCTGCGGTACACGCTCACGGCCGACCACCGCGTCATCGACGGGGCCCTGGCGGCGCAGTTCCTCAAGACGCTCACGGAGCTGCTGGAGAACCCCCTGCGGATCGTCGCCTGA
- a CDS encoding DUF5819 family protein: MLVCFALLHLFFLFLHVAPENQISRRYAGQIQSWVFPFFEQNWRLFAPDPESAVPQISVRTAHTSADGHYQVSAWFDLTAIDNAGVRHNPFPSHTTQNMLRRAWTGYLDSHSTSDVSYTDRAKMWQEYLRNIAVDRVDTRPGAVEWVQLRVRTSPVPNYDAAGHTHPLPPSAVDTRKLPWWKVTAHDH; the protein is encoded by the coding sequence ATGCTGGTGTGCTTCGCTCTCCTGCACCTGTTCTTCCTTTTCCTGCACGTCGCGCCAGAGAACCAGATCTCCCGGCGCTACGCCGGGCAGATCCAGAGCTGGGTCTTCCCGTTCTTCGAGCAGAACTGGCGCCTGTTCGCCCCCGACCCCGAGTCGGCCGTCCCCCAGATCTCGGTCCGCACGGCCCACACCTCCGCAGACGGTCACTACCAGGTCAGCGCCTGGTTCGACCTCACAGCGATCGACAACGCAGGCGTCAGGCACAACCCCTTCCCGAGCCACACCACGCAGAACATGCTCCGCAGGGCATGGACCGGCTACCTCGACTCCCACAGCACCAGCGACGTGTCCTACACCGACCGCGCGAAGATGTGGCAGGAATACCTGCGGAACATCGCCGTCGACCGTGTCGACACGCGGCCCGGCGCCGTCGAATGGGTCCAACTCCGCGTCCGCACGAGCCCGGTGCCCAACTACGACGCCGCCGGTCACACTCACCCGCTGCCGCCCTCGGCGGTCGACACCCGCAAACTGCCCTGGTGGAAGGTGACCGCCCATGACCACTGA
- a CDS encoding G1 family glutamic endopeptidase: MRRFLIRVATVAAAAAFAAPAVPATAAAAPGLSFRPLHYNINGYNWGGYAATGSGFTSVSAAWTEANATCNSTNDLYAPWVGIDGYGSSTVEQTGVATDCSSGSPVHQAWYEMYPASPVYLSRTSYPVAAGDHITASVTNTSGSTYALKLTDSTRGWTYSINKSLSAQRASAEVIIESPTGAYPNFGTLNFTSATVNGSSLGSYGPTALDPSNGAYEARTSALGTSGTSFSETYLRE, from the coding sequence ATGCGCAGATTCCTGATACGCGTCGCCACCGTCGCGGCTGCGGCGGCCTTTGCCGCTCCGGCCGTTCCGGCCACCGCGGCGGCCGCACCGGGACTGTCCTTCCGCCCCCTGCACTACAACATCAACGGCTACAACTGGGGCGGGTACGCCGCCACGGGCAGCGGCTTCACCTCGGTCTCGGCCGCCTGGACCGAAGCGAACGCGACCTGCAACTCCACCAACGACCTCTACGCCCCCTGGGTCGGCATCGACGGGTACGGCTCGTCCACCGTGGAGCAGACAGGCGTGGCGACCGACTGCTCCAGCGGCAGCCCCGTTCACCAGGCCTGGTACGAGATGTACCCGGCGAGTCCGGTCTACCTCAGCCGCACTTCGTACCCGGTCGCGGCCGGTGACCACATCACCGCCTCGGTGACCAACACCAGCGGCAGCACGTACGCGCTGAAGCTGACCGACTCCACGCGTGGCTGGACCTACAGCATCAACAAGTCCCTCTCCGCCCAACGGGCCAGCGCCGAGGTCATCATCGAGTCGCCGACCGGGGCCTACCCGAACTTCGGCACCCTCAACTTCACCTCGGCCACCGTCAACGGGAGCTCCCTCGGCTCCTACGGCCCGACCGCGCTCGACCCGTCGAACGGCGCGTACGAGGCCCGGACCAGCGCGCTCGGCACCAGCGGCACCAGCTTCAGCGAGACGTACCTGCGGGAGTAG
- a CDS encoding CsbD family protein: protein MSTDDKTKAKVEQGKGKLKETAGRAVGNERLEAEGRAEQAKGDVRAAGEKAKDAAKDAFGN, encoded by the coding sequence ATGAGCACCGATGACAAGACCAAGGCCAAGGTCGAGCAGGGCAAGGGCAAGCTCAAGGAGACCGCCGGCCGCGCGGTCGGCAACGAGCGGCTGGAGGCCGAGGGCCGCGCGGAGCAGGCGAAGGGCGATGTCCGCGCCGCGGGCGAGAAGGCCAAGGACGCCGCCAAGGACGCTTTCGGGAACTGA